One window of the Macaca thibetana thibetana isolate TM-01 chromosome 1, ASM2454274v1, whole genome shotgun sequence genome contains the following:
- the LOC126956383 gene encoding transmembrane epididymal protein 1-like, which translates to MATHSIFLSFSPPSSGKDKRKEAMGRRDEYNQKHLKGWLFLFLYGLYQAVVISKAIIFSDSLLYPSSPPRNKGRCARLWKISYGGLLKMATGSLLTVYEVSCIKGGLILMNRELPPRFMYPKEWQHLTMFILLTLNGCVDFMSKNVLPQRCVGLEKGTLVLIIYQLLLLMVSHAKDSEGVELHVHSLLILVVFLLLLVLTAQLWAPNMCHLQLMETFLILLMGSWLMQAGFILYRPVSGYPWQDDDISDIMFVTTFFCWHVMIDASFLLGIYGFSSFWYHCYSPSLKLTRPKEAPYYASTPGPLYKLLQEVEQSEKEDQALLLAKCST; encoded by the exons ATGGCAACCCACtccattttcctctccttttctcctccgAGCTCTGGGAAGGACAAGAGGAAGGAAGCCATGGGACGTAGGGATGAGTATAACCAGAAGCACCTCAAGGGCT GGCTGTTTCTGTTCTTATATGGACTATATCAGGCAGTAGTAATTTCCAAAGCTATAATATTCAGTGACTCTCTCCTATATCCTTCATCCCCTCCCAGGAATAAGGGAAGATGTGCCAGGCTGTGGAAAATATCCTATGGAGGTTTGTTGAAGATGGCGACTGGCTCCCTGTTGACAGTTTATGAGGTCAGTTGCATTAAAGGAGGGTTGATATTGATGAACAGGGAGCTGCCACCAAGGTTCATGTACCCCAAAGAGTGGCAGCACCTCACCATGTTCATCCTCCTCACTCTCAATGGCTGTGTGGACTTCATGAGCAAGAACGTGCTGCCTCAGAGGTGTGTGGGCCTAGAAAAAGGTACCCTGGTCCTGATCATCTACCAGCTCCTGCTGCTGATGGTGTCACATGCTAAAGACTCAGAAGGGGTGGAGCTGCACGTTCACTCTCTGCTCATTTTGGTGGTGTTCCTGCTGTTGCTGGTGTTGACTGCACAGCTGTGGGCTCCCAACATGTGTCATCTCCAGCTGATGGAGACCTTTCTGATCCTGTTGATGGGCTCCTGGCTGATGCAGGCAGGCTTTATTCTATACAGACCTGTCTCTGGCTACCCATGGCAAGATGATGACATCAGTGACATCATGTTTGTCACCACCTTCTTCTGCTGGCATGTTATGATCGATGCCTCATTCCTGTTGGGTATCTATGGCTTCTCTTCCTTTTGGTATCATTGTTACAGTCCAAGCTTGAAGCTGACCAGACCCAAAGAAGCTCCATATTATGCAAGCACCCCAGGACCCCTCTACAAGTTGCTACAGGAAGTGGAGCAGTCAGAGAAAGAGGACCAGGCTCTCCTCCTTGCAAAGTGCTCCACCTGA